The Anas platyrhynchos isolate ZD024472 breed Pekin duck chromosome 6, IASCAAS_PekinDuck_T2T, whole genome shotgun sequence sequence GTTGCTTAGCGACGCGGCAGCGCGCGCGGCGCCCGGGCCGTTACGACCGTTAGGGTCTgaggggggcgggcgggggcagCCAGCGCCGGTGCGCAGCGCCAGGTGCCTGGTGCCGCAGGGGCAGTCCCGGGATGGAactcggggagggggggggggaaggcccCGGGCTGCGCTTACATGGAGCCGGGGGCAGCGGCTGTGGGTGGGGGCCGCAGGTGAGGGCGCTCAGGGCAGCTGAGGTGCACCTGGGGGCCTGTCTGGGCGCCCACCCTGACAGCCCGCCGCTGGCGGTGACTGCCCAGCCGCCGCCTCCCGGCCGACCGGTACCGCCTTATTTCCGAGCAGTTTCTTAATGCTACGTGCCCAAACAATGAGCGGGGACACGCACAACTAAGCACATTTCTCTAAAGTGCTTAGTGTAATTGATCTATCATTCGAACGGTTAACAACTAAAGCAGTGTTAAATCTGAATAGCTTTCCTCTATTAACTGCCCGATTAAATTAGCTATAATAAAATACGAAGAGTAATGCCGTATCCACTGTTTGGGACCTGAGTAAATACTTCTTAAAAATCCTAATTTAATTCTGGCATTGATGACTAATGTATGTCTGTTTGTTGTTAGTAGATCTGAATGGAGTCTCAATATCTGAAGAGATGCCTGGGAAGTTGCCTGACAAAGGGACTGGCAGAGGTTGTAGAGCATCGCCCAGCAGACCCGATAGAGTACCTGGCACATTGGATTTATAATTACAAGAGAATcttagatgaagaaaaaaaggtggaTATATAGTGgataaaaagtaaatgaaatgaagaatatCAGATTGTGTCTGGAGATAACTCACAGAAAATTTAagaaattttgtaatataagtTATGGGAAAGATGTTGAACAAATATTTCATGGCAGTGTAATTGATGGCTATTTAATCTCTATGTTTTTTTAACTGATTCCGTGTTACCTTTGAAATAGAGAATGCAGGAGAGGATTGAGCTGGAAAAAGAACGGGAGGCAGCCCAGGAAGAACttgaaatgttaagaaaaatgaaggagGAAGAGCTAATGATTCAGCAGAAACTCGAAGAACAACGTCAggttaataatattaataatagatAATTATAAAAGCATATGATGGTGTAGAAACTTGTCGTATTCAGTATGCCTTTATTCTCTGTATACGGATTTTGAGAAAAAGGTAACGTAAAACAAGTATTTAAACCTCACTTTTCTAAGTAATAAATGAAACAACCTGTCAGCAAGTGGGAAGAAAAACTTACCTACCATGTGGTAAGATGTTaccaaaaaaatgaaggaacGTAAAGAGGAAATGCCTTAAAACTTACATGACAAGTGACTTAAAATAAGTAGACTGTCTTATGTAGTTCGTTACAAACAAGAGGTGGTGTAAATAAAGCTAGAATTAAGTACAAAAACTTTTGACAAGCTTGCAAGGAGGCCTAGGAGTAATAAGCACTCAAAGATATTTCAATGTAAGGCAAAAAAAGGTAATGAGAATGTAT is a genomic window containing:
- the DYDC1 gene encoding DPY30 domain-containing protein 1 — encoded protein: MESQYLKRCLGSCLTKGLAEVVEHRPADPIEYLAHWIYNYKRILDEEKKRMQERIELEKEREAAQEELEMLRKMKEEELMIQQKLEEQRQRQLEEERAKLELQNEEDKMQLQQKDQEETEKTIAELTDRMGAPNLTTVEELDEGGQFETATDVMAEPEEENSQPI